CGACGACCGCGAGCGGCCTGGTCTTGATGAACCCGGTCATCTCGGCGAGGTACTCGCCGATGAGGATGTCCTGCGCGATGACGGTGAAGCCGGCCTGTGCGTACTCGTCGGCGCAGTGTGCCGTCAGCCGGTAGCGCAGTTCGAGCTGGGCGACGGCGTGCTTCTCCGCGTCGGGCGTCATGGTGATCTGACCCCGGACGATGTTGCGGCGGAAGGTGTCACCGCGCAGGTGGACGGAGCGGGGCAAGCGTTCGGCGAGCGCCTGGGCCACCGTGGACTTGCCGGCTGCCTGGATGCCGGTGATCACCACGACA
This genomic stretch from Streptomyces nigrescens harbors:
- a CDS encoding AAA family ATPase; this translates as MTANAPGRRVTPQGPWNDGGVVVITGIQAAGKSTVAQALAERLPRSVHLRGDTFRRNIVRGQITMTPDAEKHAVAQLELRYRLTAHCADEYAQAGFTVIAQDILIGEYLAEMTGFIKTRPLAVVVLVPDPAAVEAREVSRPKTAYGPDWTVRDLDKLMRTDTPRDIGLWLDTSQQTVDETVDEILSRAWTEGAVV